The Sphingorhabdus sp. Alg231-15 genome has a segment encoding these proteins:
- a CDS encoding ABC transporter ATP-binding protein — MNDVSFAVAEGEIFALLGGNGAGKSSTLLTFLGFLDPSGGEVLVNGKGVGKDVASARSAIAYLSEAAALYGHMTAYENLDYFLDLAGKSASKADYDEALKRVALPEEASSRRLQSYSKGMRQKTAIALALLRETPILLLDEPTSGLDPVAIDEFHDLVKDLASAGQTILMVTHDVYGACQVADRVGLLRRGQLVGSFAAENGKRIDTETVHAAFAERETA, encoded by the coding sequence TTGAACGATGTTTCCTTCGCGGTTGCTGAAGGGGAAATTTTCGCTTTGCTTGGAGGCAACGGAGCAGGAAAATCGAGTACCCTTCTTACCTTTCTGGGCTTTCTGGATCCTTCCGGCGGAGAGGTTTTGGTCAACGGCAAAGGCGTCGGCAAGGATGTTGCGTCCGCGCGATCAGCAATTGCATATTTGTCCGAGGCAGCGGCGTTGTATGGCCACATGACCGCCTATGAAAATCTCGATTACTTTCTTGATCTGGCGGGAAAATCAGCAAGCAAAGCGGACTATGACGAAGCGCTGAAACGGGTTGCGCTTCCAGAGGAAGCCAGTTCACGACGTTTGCAATCCTACTCGAAAGGCATGCGGCAAAAAACAGCGATCGCGCTTGCACTATTGCGCGAAACTCCGATCCTATTGCTTGATGAACCAACCTCCGGTCTGGATCCGGTTGCCATCGATGAGTTTCATGATCTGGTAAAGGATCTGGCCAGTGCTGGTCAGACCATATTGATGGTGACCCATGACGTCTACGGCGCATGCCAAGTCGCAGATCGGGTTGGATTGCTGCGGCGTGGTCAGTTGGTCGGCAGCTTTGCCGCAGAGAATGGAAAGCGAATTGACACGGAAACCGTGCACGCGGCCTTTGCCGAGCGAGAAACAGCATGA
- a CDS encoding DUF3526 domain-containing protein, protein MSIMFRIAKEEWRLWLRSKVIVVATLIVATLLAVTSMLTVNRVANEQSQRLAQQVAAEETFFAQPDRHPHRMVHYGHYAFRPPPPLAAFEPGVDAVTGQSIFLEGHRQNTAMFADTKAAADLGGFASLTPANLYQLLLPLLLIVLGHALLLRERESGTLAVILAQGQSGVSLAMGKALALLAVIVIFMLPLIAVAAHSVVQGEKALAAASLVGSYFLYLCVWGAIVLAASIILKQRAVSLGALIFIWLFAALIVPRFAINASSAAIDAPGKIESDLVMLAEQRKLGDGHNAADPAFQRLQKEVLEQYAVENVEDLPINWRGVVASFSEAELTDLLNSYAENRMEREANQSGLFNLFGLASPTIAVGSVSRTLAGTDLATHHRFLRESEALRFDFVQSLNAVHANELSYADDLNRSSDPEAERRTRVNSAAWRVLDEFRFAPDSAADRVNRASFPFAMLMTWLILVSAIAFFAARKVRV, encoded by the coding sequence ATGAGTATAATGTTCAGGATTGCCAAAGAAGAATGGCGGCTTTGGCTGCGTTCAAAAGTGATCGTAGTTGCGACACTGATTGTCGCAACGCTGCTAGCGGTGACCAGCATGCTTACGGTCAACCGCGTCGCTAATGAACAGTCGCAACGTCTGGCGCAGCAGGTCGCGGCTGAAGAAACCTTCTTCGCCCAACCGGATCGCCATCCGCACCGCATGGTCCACTATGGCCACTACGCTTTTCGTCCTCCTCCTCCGCTGGCGGCCTTCGAACCCGGTGTCGATGCGGTAACCGGCCAATCGATCTTTCTCGAAGGGCACCGGCAAAATACAGCCATGTTTGCTGATACCAAGGCCGCCGCCGATCTTGGCGGTTTTGCGTCCCTGACGCCGGCAAACCTGTATCAATTGCTCCTGCCATTGCTTCTCATCGTGTTGGGCCACGCCTTGTTGCTGCGCGAACGTGAAAGCGGTACTTTGGCCGTGATCCTGGCGCAGGGCCAGTCAGGTGTATCGCTAGCGATGGGCAAGGCGCTAGCGTTGCTCGCTGTCATTGTAATATTCATGCTGCCGCTGATTGCCGTCGCAGCCCACTCGGTTGTCCAAGGAGAGAAGGCACTGGCAGCGGCCTCGCTTGTGGGCAGTTATTTCCTCTATCTATGCGTCTGGGGTGCCATCGTTCTGGCTGCATCAATCATTCTAAAACAACGCGCCGTTTCGCTCGGTGCGTTGATATTCATATGGCTCTTCGCAGCACTGATCGTGCCACGCTTTGCGATCAATGCCAGTAGCGCGGCAATTGATGCCCCAGGGAAGATTGAAAGCGACCTTGTGATGCTCGCCGAGCAGCGCAAACTGGGCGACGGCCACAACGCTGCGGACCCAGCTTTTCAGCGACTGCAAAAAGAGGTGCTGGAGCAATATGCTGTGGAAAATGTTGAAGATTTGCCGATCAACTGGCGCGGTGTTGTCGCTTCCTTTTCCGAAGCTGAACTGACCGATCTTCTCAACAGCTATGCCGAAAATCGTATGGAGCGGGAGGCGAACCAGTCAGGGCTTTTCAATCTGTTTGGCCTTGCGTCACCTACTATTGCTGTTGGCTCTGTATCGCGCACCCTTGCCGGTACAGATCTCGCAACGCACCATCGTTTTTTGCGCGAAAGCGAAGCTCTTCGCTTTGATTTTGTCCAATCTCTCAATGCAGTCCATGCCAATGAATTATCTTACGCGGATGATCTCAATCGTAGCAGCGATCCGGAGGCCGAACGCCGAACAAGGGTCAATTCCGCCGCCTGGCGCGTGCTCGACGAATTTCGGTTCGCGCCAGATAGCGCTGCAGACAGAGTCAACCGCGCTTCATTTCCCTTTGCGATGCTTATGACGTGGCTCATTCTCGTTAGCGCAATCGCATTTTTTGCAGCACGGAAGGTGCGTGTCTGA
- a CDS encoding peroxiredoxin family protein, which yields MSRTKILPLLIGLACVASCSANDTDNQASAVNAADLEQNNVVFTSDAGLDVGAKVPLNITVKRNEVETTLGEILKDGPIILFFTRSVEWCGFCQVQLKNVNQITDDIAKRGYRIWALSYDEPAVQQKFIEDQKIGFALLSDASSTLIDGFRLRDPQFTEGRAEGVPIATVMLIDTDGRIESKTVSGVHDIRPTNTEILEFIDSK from the coding sequence ATGAGCCGGACAAAGATCTTGCCCCTGTTGATCGGGCTAGCCTGTGTCGCATCCTGTTCTGCAAACGACACGGACAATCAGGCGTCTGCGGTGAACGCTGCGGATTTGGAACAGAATAATGTCGTCTTTACGTCAGATGCAGGATTAGATGTCGGCGCCAAAGTTCCGCTTAACATTACAGTAAAGCGGAATGAGGTCGAAACCACGCTGGGAGAAATCCTGAAGGATGGGCCTATTATCTTATTCTTCACCCGATCGGTTGAATGGTGTGGATTTTGTCAGGTTCAGCTCAAAAATGTAAATCAGATCACGGACGATATCGCCAAACGTGGATACCGAATCTGGGCACTCAGCTACGACGAGCCAGCGGTCCAGCAGAAATTTATCGAAGACCAGAAGATCGGTTTCGCTCTCTTGTCGGACGCATCTTCTACCTTGATTGATGGTTTCAGACTTCGCGATCCGCAATTTACAGAAGGTCGTGCGGAAGGTGTGCCCATCGCAACGGTGATGCTGATCGATACAGATGGCAGAATAGAATCAAAAACAGTCTCCGGTGTCCATGATATTCGACCAACCAACACAGAGATTTTGGAGTTTATTGATTCGAAATAG
- a CDS encoding FAD-dependent oxidoreductase, which produces MAVPPPDVNYTLSPAELEQLKPYGEIIHHETGDVLIQEGARNLDCLVTLSGHTDIIAETSEGTRRLGWMEAGQFAGDITVLTGQASLVRVEMGNAGEVLHIPHDKFKRVLVENSGLSDVFVRTFTARRQFGHESGMSTVVVIGESYDRETFVSRNLLAVHGVPHVWLDPTGDALADQVMRARGVDAADLPVVLRGASLVMKKPSLSNLSEAFGLDLLPDGACADVIVVGAGPGGLASSVYAASEGLSVLTLDIRGPGGQAGTSSKIENYLGFPMGISGQELADRASIQAQKFGARIAAPVKVCSLDRNGDDYRLSLEDGRKLNSRAVVIATGAQYRKLPLDKLEQFEGRGIYYGATAMEAQLCRGSEVAMVGAGNSAGQGAVFLAKTVKAVHLVYRREDIRETMSEYLVRRLEETPNIHLHPASKIAKLHGEERLEAIDLETRGQPVRLETPFVFLFLGAAPFTEWLPKDMSCSETGFVKTGADLANLDLVKAGWPLERMPTRFETSWPRIYAVGDARVGSVKRVASAVGEGSVVVSDIHAALSETDAAAPAESKAV; this is translated from the coding sequence ATGGCCGTCCCTCCCCCTGACGTAAACTATACTTTGTCACCCGCCGAGTTGGAACAACTTAAGCCCTATGGCGAGATCATCCATCATGAGACCGGTGACGTTCTCATCCAAGAAGGCGCGCGCAATCTGGATTGTCTCGTCACGCTTTCCGGTCATACCGATATCATCGCCGAAACATCGGAAGGGACGCGAAGACTGGGATGGATGGAGGCAGGCCAGTTTGCCGGCGACATTACCGTTCTTACCGGGCAGGCGTCATTGGTCCGGGTGGAAATGGGTAACGCCGGAGAAGTGCTCCACATTCCGCACGACAAGTTCAAACGCGTGCTGGTTGAAAATTCCGGACTGTCGGATGTTTTTGTGCGCACATTCACCGCCCGCCGTCAATTCGGGCATGAATCGGGCATGAGCACGGTCGTTGTTATAGGCGAAAGCTATGACCGCGAGACTTTTGTTTCCCGCAATCTGCTCGCTGTACACGGTGTCCCCCATGTTTGGCTTGATCCCACAGGGGATGCGTTGGCCGATCAAGTGATGCGCGCACGTGGTGTTGACGCGGCTGATCTGCCCGTGGTCCTGCGCGGCGCGTCTTTGGTGATGAAGAAGCCGAGCCTTTCGAATTTGTCCGAAGCTTTTGGACTTGATTTGCTGCCCGATGGCGCATGCGCGGATGTTATCGTCGTGGGTGCCGGGCCTGGTGGTCTTGCGTCATCAGTCTATGCGGCATCAGAAGGACTGTCTGTGCTGACACTCGACATTCGCGGTCCCGGCGGACAGGCGGGTACATCTTCCAAAATTGAAAATTATCTCGGCTTTCCGATGGGCATTTCCGGACAGGAACTAGCCGACCGCGCTTCCATCCAGGCCCAAAAATTTGGTGCACGCATTGCCGCGCCAGTGAAGGTCTGCTCCCTGGATCGCAATGGCGATGACTACCGCCTCAGTCTTGAAGATGGACGCAAGCTCAATAGCAGAGCTGTGGTGATCGCCACAGGCGCACAATATCGCAAGTTGCCACTCGACAAGCTTGAGCAGTTTGAAGGGCGCGGGATCTATTATGGCGCCACAGCGATGGAGGCCCAGCTGTGCAGGGGATCGGAAGTGGCGATGGTCGGTGCTGGGAACAGCGCAGGGCAAGGTGCCGTGTTTCTGGCCAAGACGGTTAAGGCTGTGCATCTCGTCTATCGCCGCGAGGATATTCGCGAAACCATGTCGGAATATCTGGTTAGACGGCTAGAAGAGACACCGAATATTCATCTCCATCCCGCCAGCAAGATTGCGAAATTGCACGGCGAGGAACGGCTCGAAGCCATTGATCTTGAAACGAGGGGTCAGCCGGTGCGCCTGGAAACGCCCTTTGTCTTCCTGTTCTTAGGCGCGGCCCCGTTCACCGAATGGTTGCCCAAAGACATGAGTTGCAGCGAAACCGGATTTGTCAAAACCGGCGCGGATTTGGCCAATCTCGACCTGGTCAAGGCTGGATGGCCATTAGAGCGCATGCCCACACGGTTCGAAACATCCTGGCCACGCATCTATGCAGTCGGCGATGCCCGGGTTGGCTCCGTCAAACGCGTCGCCTCGGCGGTCGGCGAAGGTTCGGTCGTGGTCAGCGATATACACGCAGCCCTGTCGGAAACGGACGCGGCCGCACCAGCGGAGAGCAAGGCGGTCTAG
- a CDS encoding TonB-dependent siderophore receptor, translated as MTFLNNSVSASALALTMLMATPSHAQSDGESAAEDASSSIIVTGLRQAYRGDFDTLETPQADQIIDNETLVNSGAQDLVSALDLSASVARQNNFGGLWNAFSVRGFSGDINLPSGFLVNGFNAGRGFGGPRDIAGIESVEVLKGPRSALFGRGEPGGTVNIVTKRPEFTTTGYIRGTIGSWEQYRIEGDVQTTIGSNDELGIRLVGFFEDAESFRKTVETERFGLYPSITWKIGEDTRATYELEYTRQDIPFDRGVAFTEEFGFTPRRTFVGEPGDGPIETEVLGHQFELQHDFSENWSLLTGIGFRETSLIGNASETNFEGRQTLFEDGRTLSRFFRFRDFDSEYLVLRAELAGEFKTGSLRHRLLIGADYDRFDNSLFIQRFRPGFFPAGTDINTLDPAEYLFLDVFDPVYGQFPQPVPGPNTDREELLKGFGFYIQDQIDITDRLQIRLGGRFDDFKQDLTNLRATPATTVTSKDTRFSPQVGAVYRIDDGLSIYASYGEGFRQQTGSDFQGNQFDPNITESAEIGIKADLGSYFSGVNGAVTLTAFQVDQSNILVNDDRPEAVDAGFFSIPAGEARSRGIELDANLAFDSGLSIWLSYAYTDAEFTNSNPDADFGALIEDGDPLINSPDHQISLLVSQSFNIGDVPAQLGGGVLHVGERLGWTGFDFFLADYTTVRLFGEVEPIEGVSLRFDVDNLFNETFYTNSFADVWVEPGAPRRFRFTASYSF; from the coding sequence ATGACATTTTTGAATAATTCGGTATCAGCTTCGGCATTGGCGCTTACCATGCTTATGGCCACTCCATCTCATGCCCAAAGCGATGGTGAGAGCGCCGCAGAAGATGCTTCATCCTCTATTATCGTGACTGGCCTTAGACAGGCTTATCGCGGGGATTTTGATACGCTCGAAACACCGCAAGCCGATCAGATCATTGATAATGAAACACTGGTAAACTCAGGTGCACAAGACTTGGTCAGTGCCCTTGATCTGTCTGCATCGGTCGCGCGGCAAAATAATTTTGGCGGATTGTGGAATGCATTTTCGGTTCGCGGCTTCTCTGGTGACATCAATCTGCCGAGCGGCTTTCTGGTCAACGGCTTTAATGCCGGGCGCGGTTTTGGCGGACCGCGTGACATTGCCGGCATCGAATCCGTCGAAGTCCTGAAGGGGCCGCGATCAGCGCTGTTCGGACGAGGCGAACCGGGTGGTACGGTCAATATCGTAACCAAGCGCCCTGAGTTCACAACAACCGGCTATATTCGCGGTACCATCGGAAGCTGGGAACAATATCGCATCGAAGGCGATGTTCAGACAACAATAGGTTCCAATGATGAGCTCGGCATTCGGCTGGTCGGCTTTTTTGAAGATGCGGAAAGTTTTCGCAAAACGGTCGAGACAGAGCGCTTTGGTCTTTATCCGTCGATAACCTGGAAAATCGGTGAGGATACCAGAGCAACCTATGAGCTGGAGTATACAAGGCAGGACATTCCTTTCGATCGCGGCGTCGCATTTACCGAGGAATTCGGTTTCACACCGCGCCGGACTTTTGTGGGTGAGCCCGGTGATGGCCCGATTGAGACGGAGGTGCTTGGCCATCAATTCGAACTCCAGCACGACTTCTCAGAAAACTGGAGCCTGCTGACAGGTATTGGTTTTCGGGAAACTTCCCTGATCGGCAATGCGTCAGAAACGAATTTCGAAGGCCGTCAAACCTTGTTCGAGGATGGACGCACCCTTTCCCGTTTCTTCCGCTTTCGCGATTTCGACTCCGAATATCTCGTCCTCCGCGCAGAACTTGCGGGCGAGTTCAAAACGGGTTCCCTGCGCCATCGACTGCTGATCGGTGCGGACTATGACCGTTTCGATAACAGCCTTTTCATTCAGCGTTTTCGTCCCGGCTTCTTCCCTGCCGGGACGGATATCAACACGCTGGACCCAGCAGAATATCTGTTCCTTGACGTGTTCGATCCTGTTTATGGCCAATTTCCGCAGCCCGTGCCCGGACCGAATACCGATCGCGAAGAGCTGCTCAAAGGGTTCGGGTTCTATATCCAGGATCAGATCGACATTACGGATCGCCTGCAAATCCGGTTGGGTGGGCGGTTTGATGATTTCAAGCAGGACCTTACCAATCTGCGCGCCACACCGGCGACTACAGTCACAAGCAAGGACACGCGTTTCTCGCCACAAGTCGGCGCTGTGTACCGCATTGATGACGGGCTAAGCATTTACGCCTCCTATGGTGAGGGTTTCCGCCAGCAGACCGGCTCCGACTTCCAAGGCAACCAGTTCGATCCGAATATAACCGAATCCGCTGAAATCGGAATAAAGGCCGATCTGGGCAGCTATTTCAGCGGCGTTAATGGCGCCGTCACGCTTACCGCGTTTCAAGTGGATCAAAGCAATATCCTCGTGAATGATGACCGGCCGGAAGCAGTGGACGCTGGCTTCTTCTCGATCCCCGCCGGAGAGGCGCGCAGTCGCGGCATTGAGCTTGATGCCAATCTGGCGTTTGACAGCGGTCTGAGCATCTGGCTCTCCTACGCCTATACCGACGCGGAGTTCACCAATAGCAATCCCGATGCAGATTTTGGCGCACTGATTGAAGACGGCGATCCGCTGATCAACTCACCGGATCATCAGATCAGTCTCCTGGTCAGTCAGTCCTTCAATATAGGCGATGTGCCCGCGCAATTGGGCGGCGGAGTTCTCCATGTCGGTGAACGGCTCGGCTGGACGGGTTTCGACTTCTTCTTAGCCGATTACACCACCGTCCGCCTTTTCGGGGAAGTAGAACCAATCGAAGGCGTCTCGCTTCGCTTCGATGTCGACAACCTGTTTAACGAGACATTCTACACCAATTCCTTTGCAGATGTCTGGGTTGAGCCGGGTGCACCGCGCCGGTTCCGGTTCACGGCATCCTATTCCTTTTAA
- a CDS encoding MerC family mercury resistance protein: MQPAFYKDRAAIALSAACVVHCIALPVLAVSSPFLAVVAQAEWLHWTMVVMAVFASMSVLMSSPSARVPAFLVPAGFGGLFITGALFAEHFGMEDTLPTIIGGGLIASAHIYRIYK; the protein is encoded by the coding sequence ATGCAGCCTGCTTTTTACAAAGATCGTGCAGCAATTGCACTTAGCGCCGCATGTGTTGTGCACTGCATCGCTTTACCTGTCCTGGCCGTATCATCTCCTTTCTTAGCAGTCGTTGCACAGGCGGAATGGCTCCATTGGACCATGGTTGTGATGGCCGTGTTTGCTTCGATGAGTGTCCTGATGTCTTCACCATCGGCGCGCGTTCCAGCATTTCTGGTTCCAGCCGGATTTGGCGGCCTATTCATTACAGGCGCTTTGTTCGCAGAGCATTTCGGCATGGAAGACACATTGCCAACAATCATCGGGGGCGGACTGATCGCCTCCGCTCATATTTATCGAATCTACAAATAA
- a CDS encoding heparan-alpha-glucosaminide N-acetyltransferase domain-containing protein: protein MTKEQIPASRIASIDIMRGLVIILMMLDHVRERFYMHVRTGDPIADTIEPDLFFTRMLTHLCAPVFIFLAGMSAWLYAHPREGEYRSPSKFLFKRGLVIILIELLLYYLVWADSFPNYLFLQVLWAIGLCMVALSVACRFNYWLIGALGFLIILGHNFLVPINFQPGELGYVPWAILHDGGELGQIGPLTISLSYPSLPWFGVILLGYFAGPLFARSTAAFTRRRWLIGLGASCLALLLVLRGLNIYGETIPWSVQETTIETVMSFINFTKYPPSLDYILLTLGIGLLMLAGLETVKKQNWALDLMQTFGSIPMFIYVLHLYVLLAAYWILYTIFGATQGERYGLDSVFWIWVGALVLIAVHYPIAKVFAAYKHREKRNKPWLSYF from the coding sequence ATGACCAAAGAGCAAATACCAGCATCACGAATTGCCTCAATTGACATCATGCGAGGCCTGGTCATCATTCTGATGATGCTCGATCATGTGCGCGAGCGATTTTATATGCATGTGCGGACGGGTGACCCGATTGCCGACACGATAGAGCCAGATCTCTTCTTCACGCGTATGCTGACGCATTTGTGCGCGCCCGTTTTTATCTTTCTAGCGGGCATGTCGGCTTGGCTCTACGCGCACCCGCGGGAAGGGGAATATCGTTCACCCTCTAAGTTTCTTTTCAAGCGTGGACTGGTCATTATTCTGATCGAGCTGTTGCTCTATTATCTAGTCTGGGCGGACAGCTTTCCAAACTATCTCTTTCTGCAGGTGCTCTGGGCCATTGGGCTTTGCATGGTTGCCTTGTCTGTAGCGTGTCGCTTCAATTATTGGCTGATCGGTGCATTGGGTTTTCTGATCATTTTGGGGCATAATTTTCTCGTCCCGATCAATTTTCAACCTGGCGAGCTTGGCTATGTCCCATGGGCGATCCTTCATGATGGTGGCGAGTTGGGGCAGATCGGTCCGCTTACAATCAGCCTGTCCTATCCAAGTCTGCCGTGGTTTGGCGTGATTCTATTGGGCTATTTTGCTGGACCTCTGTTCGCGCGATCCACGGCAGCTTTCACGCGGCGGCGATGGCTCATCGGCCTTGGTGCCTCATGCCTGGCTCTCTTGCTCGTCCTGCGCGGGCTTAACATTTACGGCGAGACCATCCCTTGGTCGGTGCAAGAAACAACCATAGAGACGGTGATGTCGTTCATCAACTTCACCAAATACCCGCCTTCGCTCGACTACATACTTCTCACGCTCGGCATAGGTCTGCTGATGCTCGCCGGGCTCGAGACAGTCAAAAAGCAAAACTGGGCACTGGATCTGATGCAGACATTCGGGTCCATTCCGATGTTCATCTATGTGCTCCACCTTTATGTTCTTTTGGCAGCCTATTGGATCCTCTACACAATATTCGGCGCAACCCAGGGCGAACGCTATGGCTTGGACAGTGTATTCTGGATCTGGGTTGGCGCGTTGGTGTTGATCGCGGTGCACTATCCGATCGCAAAAGTCTTTGCCGCCTACAAGCATCGCGAAAAGCGCAACAAACCTTGGCTGAGCTATTTCTGA
- a CDS encoding VTT domain-containing protein — translation MKSLLKVMLILGAIFASTFILGRVLGILTVENVQFWLEQAQTVDPLYVIGTVVLLLFIDLFVAVPTLTIMILAGYFLGFPAGAATAFTGSAMAAFAGYGLSRKWGDRAIGFLIKDEKQRTELEEAFYRNGPVMITLSRAAPIVTEVTACMAGATRMPFWRYVLFFSISTLPYVLIATYAGSISSLENPKPAIFGMLFLYLSLWIGWFLFRRSQGMTKRV, via the coding sequence ATGAAATCTTTACTCAAAGTCATGCTCATTCTCGGTGCTATATTTGCATCCACGTTCATTTTAGGCCGGGTATTGGGGATCTTGACGGTAGAAAACGTCCAGTTCTGGCTGGAACAGGCCCAGACCGTAGACCCTTTATATGTCATCGGAACCGTTGTGCTGCTTCTCTTCATCGATCTGTTTGTTGCGGTTCCCACGCTTACGATAATGATATTGGCCGGCTATTTTCTGGGATTCCCTGCTGGTGCGGCAACCGCATTTACCGGATCGGCTATGGCTGCCTTTGCCGGCTATGGCCTGAGCAGAAAATGGGGAGATCGGGCCATTGGTTTTCTGATCAAGGATGAAAAGCAGCGAACCGAGCTGGAAGAAGCTTTCTATCGCAACGGCCCGGTGATGATCACTCTCTCGCGTGCAGCTCCAATAGTAACCGAGGTAACGGCTTGCATGGCTGGCGCGACCCGGATGCCATTTTGGCGATATGTTCTGTTCTTCTCGATCAGTACACTGCCCTATGTGCTAATCGCTACTTACGCCGGATCGATCAGCAGCCTGGAAAACCCAAAACCCGCTATCTTTGGAATGCTGTTTCTCTATCTGTCTCTCTGGATCGGTTGGTTCTTGTTCCGCAGATCGCAGGGCATGACTAAGCGGGTCTAA
- a CDS encoding helix-turn-helix domain-containing protein has protein sequence MTNFASSALFNLIAGQLKSQGLEAAKPIGFEGKTEAVSKRDLLNVAMRSLGPSSIFKIGQALKTVDFDPTLEVLLNACDGHDLIDRWTRLERYFHGRHRVRVIDQSSFSVTLEHFSTDETLPTTGEDLVISGLIASLLQLVGCGQLMARIGQASTLVMKNDAFVSSDDEWRNLQETGDTRIWQFDWKEEHNQSSAAPSAGQNDSTSDNDSIVDRITQLLGNDPGRNWKIDTAATIIGQSKRSLQRMLQKENETFQKLLRRSRAEAAASMILSGRSDYAEIGYASGFADQPHFNREFKLRYNMQPSEYRTLANN, from the coding sequence ATGACCAATTTTGCAAGTTCCGCACTGTTTAATCTGATTGCAGGTCAGTTGAAATCTCAGGGCCTGGAAGCTGCGAAGCCGATTGGATTTGAAGGCAAAACGGAAGCCGTCTCAAAACGTGACTTGTTGAATGTGGCAATGCGCTCATTGGGACCATCATCCATTTTCAAAATTGGTCAAGCACTCAAAACTGTTGATTTTGATCCCACGCTTGAAGTGCTTTTGAATGCTTGCGATGGACATGACCTTATCGATCGCTGGACGAGACTAGAGCGCTATTTTCATGGCCGACATAGAGTCAGGGTGATTGATCAGTCTTCTTTCAGCGTAACACTTGAACATTTTTCCACCGACGAAACTCTGCCAACCACTGGGGAGGATCTGGTTATTTCCGGACTGATCGCCAGCTTGCTGCAATTGGTGGGCTGCGGACAGCTCATGGCCCGAATAGGCCAAGCATCAACACTGGTCATGAAAAATGACGCATTTGTGAGCAGCGATGATGAGTGGAGAAATCTTCAGGAAACCGGCGACACCCGTATCTGGCAATTTGACTGGAAAGAAGAGCATAACCAGTCTTCTGCAGCACCGAGTGCGGGTCAGAACGATAGCACGTCAGATAATGATTCGATTGTGGATCGGATCACCCAATTGCTTGGCAATGATCCCGGCCGGAACTGGAAAATTGATACGGCGGCGACCATCATCGGTCAGTCCAAAAGAAGTTTGCAGCGCATGCTCCAAAAGGAGAATGAAACCTTCCAAAAACTGCTTCGTCGGTCGCGCGCGGAGGCAGCGGCTTCCATGATATTGAGTGGCCGAAGTGACTATGCTGAAATCGGCTACGCCTCCGGATTTGCTGATCAGCCTCACTTTAATCGTGAATTCAAACTGAGATATAATATGCAGCCATCTGAATATCGGACCCTGGCTAATAACTAA
- a CDS encoding SDR family NAD(P)-dependent oxidoreductase produces MDLNGKKILITGGARGIGLELLQTCVDAGAQVAICGRNEQTIDKARVQLDRDILGITADIGDPGTPQFLYDRIQSEWNGLDILINNAAIQQDLDFINNSSDQLLEKIADEFTIDLIAPVKICAALMPLLKRSDDAMIVNISSGLALAPKAAAPVYCAAKAGLSSFSRSLRYQAQKDAPHIKVADVILPIVATDMTAGRGNNKMMASGAAQSIVHGIRREKQTIHVGIAKLFAWIMRVVPSLGYRILRGT; encoded by the coding sequence ATGGACTTGAACGGTAAAAAAATTCTCATCACCGGTGGAGCTCGAGGAATCGGCTTGGAGTTGCTGCAAACATGTGTCGACGCTGGAGCACAGGTCGCAATTTGCGGTCGCAATGAACAGACCATCGACAAAGCGCGCGTGCAGCTCGATCGCGATATTCTGGGTATCACCGCCGACATTGGCGATCCGGGAACCCCGCAATTTCTCTACGATAGAATCCAGTCCGAATGGAATGGTCTGGACATCCTTATTAACAATGCGGCTATCCAGCAGGATCTGGATTTTATCAATAATAGTTCAGACCAGCTCCTCGAAAAAATCGCTGATGAATTTACCATTGATCTTATTGCGCCTGTTAAGATTTGCGCTGCTCTGATGCCTTTGTTGAAGCGCTCTGATGATGCGATGATCGTCAATATCAGTTCTGGCCTCGCCCTCGCACCGAAAGCGGCAGCGCCCGTATATTGCGCAGCCAAAGCCGGACTCAGCAGTTTCAGTCGCAGCCTACGCTATCAGGCCCAAAAGGACGCTCCGCACATCAAAGTGGCCGACGTGATCTTGCCCATTGTCGCAACCGATATGACTGCGGGACGTGGCAATAACAAAATGATGGCTTCAGGTGCGGCGCAATCCATTGTGCATGGCATTCGCCGCGAAAAACAGACCATCCACGTCGGCATCGCGAAGCTCTTTGCATGGATTATGCGTGTCGTCCCGAGCCTGGGCTATCGCATCCTTCGCGGAACATAG